A single genomic interval of Shewanella halotolerans harbors:
- a CDS encoding thiol:disulfide interchange protein DsbA/DsbL has protein sequence MIKHIALALTLAVAPLTSFAAQFVEGQHFMTVSDKAPSASPKLTEFYSFYCHNCYNMETQFLGDIKANLDKRVSFDSKHVDFMNSDIGTEVMRSLGVIQELGVKDKMVHAMFSAIQGEQGGHGHSHDHDHSAHEKPAINTRDDIKKVFADQGIDISKYDEIADGKTVSDKLDLWRAQQREFRIQSVPTFIVNDKYAVNLSQIRTLGELIDLINYLAVEHK, from the coding sequence ATGATTAAACATATCGCACTCGCCCTGACCCTAGCCGTGGCCCCGCTCACTAGTTTTGCCGCCCAGTTTGTCGAGGGGCAACACTTCATGACTGTGTCTGACAAAGCCCCTAGTGCCAGCCCCAAGCTGACTGAGTTTTACTCCTTCTACTGCCATAACTGTTACAACATGGAGACTCAGTTCCTGGGAGACATCAAGGCCAACCTGGACAAACGAGTGAGCTTCGACAGCAAGCATGTAGACTTCATGAACTCAGACATAGGCACAGAGGTGATGCGCTCACTTGGGGTGATCCAGGAGCTGGGCGTCAAAGACAAGATGGTCCACGCCATGTTTAGCGCCATTCAGGGCGAACAAGGTGGCCACGGACACAGCCATGATCACGACCATAGTGCCCATGAGAAACCTGCTATCAATACCCGCGACGACATCAAGAAGGTGTTCGCCGATCAGGGGATCGATATCAGCAAGTATGACGAGATCGCCGATGGTAAGACGGTCAGCGACAAGCTCGACCTGTGGCGCGCCCAGCAACGTGAGTTCCGCATTCAAAGTGTGCCCACCTTTATCGTTAACGATAAATATGCGGTCAACCTAAGCCAGATCCGTACCCTAGGTGAGCTGATCGATCTGATCAACTACCTGGCCGTCGAGCACAAATAA
- a CDS encoding DUF4328 domain-containing protein, protein MSGNIFKFKDARLLTQWVRYLLYAQVFVALLAISSNYMEYQLLMDYQSGAYSSEEQAIADGDENDRRQLGVAGLYFVVFIVSGIMILKWIYRANFNARQLGATDMNFTPGWSIGYFFIPIFCIWKPYQAMNEIWQASHDPENWSLSGFNSSISLWWLLWIVSNALGQVVYRLTDRAEELQDFINLNMLAQVSEVSAILLAFATLSVINTIYRAQTKAQARVEQQTYQGAQQLVVG, encoded by the coding sequence ATGTCAGGGAATATCTTTAAATTTAAAGACGCAAGACTTTTAACTCAATGGGTGCGTTATCTGCTTTATGCCCAAGTCTTTGTTGCATTGCTCGCGATTAGCTCCAATTACATGGAATATCAGTTGCTGATGGATTATCAGTCTGGGGCTTATTCTTCAGAGGAGCAGGCGATTGCCGATGGTGACGAAAATGATCGACGTCAGCTGGGGGTGGCAGGTCTTTATTTTGTTGTCTTTATCGTTTCGGGGATCATGATCCTCAAGTGGATATACAGGGCGAACTTCAACGCGCGTCAGCTGGGGGCTACTGATATGAATTTTACTCCTGGCTGGTCCATCGGTTACTTCTTCATTCCCATCTTCTGCATCTGGAAACCCTATCAGGCGATGAATGAGATCTGGCAGGCGAGCCATGATCCCGAGAACTGGAGTTTGAGCGGCTTCAACTCCAGCATCAGCCTGTGGTGGCTACTATGGATCGTCAGTAATGCCCTGGGTCAGGTGGTATATCGATTAACCGATAGGGCAGAGGAGTTACAAGATTTCATTAATCTCAACATGCTAGCTCAAGTATCAGAGGTTTCCGCTATCTTATTGGCCTTCGCTACCCTAAGTGTGATTAACACTATTTACCGGGCCCAGACCAAGGCGCAGGCGCGGGTGGAACAGCAGACCTATCAGGGGGCGCAGCAGCTGGTAGTAGGCTAA